A stretch of the Natrinema sp. CBA1119 genome encodes the following:
- a CDS encoding polysaccharide biosynthesis C-terminal domain-containing protein, with protein sequence MAAGIAAVAPQFVPVVLGDQWRSGIPVIQVLAVYGGIRAFGANVGAVYNSTGRPDIGAKIQALQAIALAAVIYPAAEWFGLMGVSFAVVISLILPLPISLHYVLSITQLRAIELVKLIMFPLMSSIVMAGSVIALNVYILTGESVFAFTLLIATGCMVYFALMYIFEHLFNAEFIQLYRIVKQGI encoded by the coding sequence ATGGCAGCTGGTATTGCTGCCGTTGCACCCCAGTTTGTTCCTGTAGTTCTTGGCGATCAATGGAGGTCGGGAATCCCAGTGATACAAGTCTTAGCAGTATATGGTGGAATCCGTGCATTCGGGGCGAATGTCGGAGCCGTTTATAACTCAACAGGGCGACCAGATATTGGAGCAAAAATACAGGCTCTACAAGCCATCGCGTTAGCAGCCGTAATATATCCTGCTGCAGAGTGGTTTGGGCTCATGGGTGTTTCATTTGCTGTCGTAATAAGTTTAATTCTGCCACTCCCAATTTCTCTCCACTATGTTTTGTCGATCACTCAACTACGCGCTATTGAGTTAGTTAAGTTGATCATGTTCCCATTAATGAGTAGCATCGTAATGGCTGGCAGTGTCATAGCATTAAACGTCTACATTCTGACGGGTGAGAGCGTTTTTGCTTTCACGCTACTCATTGCCACAGGGTGTATGGTTTATTTCGCTCTGATGTACATTTTCGAGCATTTATTCAATGCCGAATT